In the genome of Rhodothermales bacterium, one region contains:
- the groES gene encoding co-chaperone GroES, which yields MANIKPLGDRVVVRPLPADEKTASGLFIPDTAKEKPQKGTVVAVGPGKVENGTKVDMTVAEGDTVLYGKYSGTEINLDKEDLLIMRESDILGIVAG from the coding sequence ATGGCCAACATCAAACCATTGGGCGACCGCGTAGTGGTCCGACCGCTGCCAGCGGACGAGAAGACGGCCAGCGGCCTCTTCATTCCTGACACTGCAAAAGAGAAGCCACAGAAAGGCACGGTCGTCGCCGTCGGCCCCGGAAAGGTCGAAAATGGCACGAAGGTCGACATGACGGTCGCAGAAGGCGATACCGTCCTCTACGGAAAATACTCCGGTACGGAAATCAACCTTGACAAGGAAGACCTGCTCATCATGCGTGAGTCGGATATCCTCGGCATCGTAGCAGGCTGA
- the groL gene encoding chaperonin GroEL (60 kDa chaperone family; promotes refolding of misfolded polypeptides especially under stressful conditions; forms two stacked rings of heptamers to form a barrel-shaped 14mer; ends can be capped by GroES; misfolded proteins enter the barrel where they are refolded when GroES binds) yields MSKQIVFDSEARQALKRGVDKLADTVKVTLGPKGRNVIIEKKFGAPTVTKDGVTVAKEIELEHRIENVGAQMVKEVASKTSDVAGDGTTTATVLAQAMMTAGLKNVTAGANPMDLKRGIDKGVAAIVEKLRSMSEDVKDRSRIAQVATISANNDEVIGNDIAEAFERVGKEGVITVEEAKGMETTLDVVEGMQFDRGYLSPYFVTDSDSMQAVLDDAIILIHDKKISAMKDLLPILEKAAQSGQPLLIIAEDIEGEALATLVVNKLRGTLKVAAVKAPGFGDRRKAMLEDIAILTGGTVVSEEKGYRLENTTMDYLGRAKRVVLDKDNTTVVDGAGDKEQIKARAGQIKQQIENTTSDYDREKLQERLAKLAGGVAVLRIGAATEPEMKEKKARVEDALHATRAAIEEGIVPGGGVAYLRALSVLDKVKTENEDQTIGVSIVRRALEEPLRQIAANAGMEGSIVVQKVLEGKKDFGYNAYTGVYGSMFEFGVIDPTKVSRSALENAGSVAGMLLTTEAVIADKPEPEGQGGGAPDMGGMGGMGGMGGMM; encoded by the coding sequence ATGTCAAAGCAAATTGTATTTGATTCAGAAGCCCGTCAGGCTCTGAAGCGTGGTGTCGACAAATTGGCCGACACCGTAAAAGTGACGCTGGGCCCGAAGGGTCGCAACGTCATCATCGAAAAGAAATTCGGCGCCCCGACGGTCACCAAGGACGGTGTCACGGTCGCGAAGGAAATCGAACTGGAGCACCGGATTGAGAATGTCGGTGCCCAGATGGTCAAGGAAGTCGCTTCCAAGACCAGCGACGTCGCCGGCGACGGCACGACGACCGCCACGGTCCTGGCCCAGGCCATGATGACCGCCGGTCTCAAGAATGTGACGGCAGGTGCCAACCCGATGGACCTGAAGCGGGGTATTGACAAGGGCGTTGCCGCCATTGTCGAGAAACTGCGCAGCATGAGCGAGGACGTAAAGGACCGCTCCCGCATTGCCCAGGTGGCCACCATCTCGGCCAACAACGACGAAGTCATCGGCAACGACATCGCCGAAGCCTTCGAGCGCGTCGGCAAGGAAGGCGTCATCACGGTCGAGGAAGCCAAGGGCATGGAAACGACGCTGGACGTCGTGGAAGGCATGCAGTTCGATCGTGGCTACCTCTCTCCTTACTTCGTCACGGATTCGGACTCCATGCAGGCCGTCCTGGACGATGCCATCATCCTGATCCACGACAAGAAGATCAGCGCGATGAAGGACCTGCTGCCCATCCTCGAGAAGGCAGCCCAGTCCGGTCAGCCGCTGCTCATCATTGCGGAAGACATCGAGGGCGAAGCCCTGGCAACCCTCGTGGTCAACAAGCTGCGTGGCACGCTCAAGGTCGCTGCCGTCAAGGCTCCGGGCTTCGGCGATCGCCGCAAGGCCATGCTGGAAGACATTGCCATCCTGACGGGTGGAACGGTCGTTTCCGAAGAGAAGGGCTACCGTCTGGAAAACACGACCATGGATTACCTGGGTCGTGCCAAGCGCGTCGTTCTGGACAAGGACAACACGACCGTCGTCGACGGTGCCGGCGACAAGGAGCAGATCAAGGCCCGCGCTGGCCAGATCAAGCAGCAGATCGAGAACACGACGTCCGACTACGATCGCGAGAAGCTCCAGGAGCGTCTGGCGAAGTTGGCTGGTGGTGTTGCCGTGCTGCGGATTGGTGCCGCTACCGAGCCTGAAATGAAGGAAAAGAAGGCCCGCGTTGAAGATGCGCTTCACGCCACGCGTGCTGCCATCGAAGAAGGCATTGTGCCCGGCGGTGGCGTTGCCTACCTGCGTGCCCTTTCGGTACTCGACAAGGTCAAGACGGAGAACGAAGACCAGACCATCGGTGTCTCCATCGTTCGCCGCGCCCTGGAAGAGCCGCTGCGCCAGATTGCAGCCAATGCCGGCATGGAAGGATCCATCGTCGTGCAGAAGGTGCTCGAAGGCAAGAAGGACTTCGGCTACAACGCCTACACGGGCGTCTACGGCTCGATGTTCGAGTTCGGTGTCATTGACCCGACCAAGGTCTCCCGTTCGGCTCTCGAGAATGCAGGCTCCGTGGCCGGCATGCTCCTGACGACCGAGGCCGTGATCGCCGACAAGCCTGAGCCGGAAGGCCAGGGTGGTGGTGCTCCGGACATGGGCGGCATGGGTGGAATGGGCGGCATGGGCGGCATGATGTAA
- a CDS encoding DUF2085 domain-containing protein: MNRPTRIPSGSGILLLTGLVLLAIVPALTPFVGEGLRASLMQGFSMVCHQIPGRSPHSHGVQWAICHRDLGIYWGLPAGALAYIVTGWAPSWMNRGIPFLFAAALVPLGLDWGLDAFGVLANSAPSRIATGAVFGITSGFILAWTVLTDRSVK; this comes from the coding sequence GTGAACAGACCCACACGCATCCCGTCCGGCTCCGGCATCCTCCTGCTGACCGGACTGGTCCTGCTGGCCATCGTGCCTGCGCTCACCCCGTTCGTCGGGGAGGGACTCCGGGCATCCCTCATGCAGGGCTTCTCCATGGTGTGCCACCAGATACCGGGACGGTCGCCGCATTCACATGGCGTGCAGTGGGCCATTTGCCATCGGGACCTCGGTATCTACTGGGGGTTGCCGGCGGGGGCGTTGGCGTACATCGTGACCGGATGGGCACCGTCCTGGATGAACAGGGGCATTCCATTCCTTTTCGCGGCCGCGCTCGTACCGCTGGGTCTGGACTGGGGCCTGGATGCATTCGGTGTCCTGGCCAACTCGGCGCCGAGCCGGATAGCCACGGGGGCCGTTTTCGGAATTACGTCCGGGTTCATCCTGGCATGGACGGTACTGACGGACCGGTCCGTAAAATGA